One genomic window of Helicobacter canis includes the following:
- a CDS encoding PEP-utilizing enzyme, with product MAHLDIKSILSLYASLYKDSPKERFLQEIAANKQEYNLTCALKLPALITKPDEVFAFFSSKVVPNFITQKLVIGEAIELDSTTQQNLQGSIVLIKSADPGYDYLFTKDIAGFITCYGGSNSHMAIRASELQIPAVIGVGEHAYQAYASATRIQLDCQAQRIVCL from the coding sequence ATGGCGCATTTGGATATTAAAAGTATTTTAAGCCTTTATGCAAGCTTGTATAAAGATAGCCCCAAGGAGCGATTCTTGCAAGAAATCGCCGCAAACAAGCAAGAATACAACCTTACTTGCGCGCTAAAGCTCCCGGCTCTTATCACAAAGCCTGATGAAGTCTTTGCCTTTTTTTCAAGCAAGGTGGTGCCAAACTTCATCACACAAAAGCTTGTGATAGGTGAGGCTATCGAGCTAGATTCTACCACGCAGCAAAATCTACAAGGCTCTATCGTGCTTATCAAATCCGCCGATCCGGGCTATGACTATCTCTTCACCAAAGATATTGCCGGCTTTATCACCTGCTATGGCGGGAGCAACTCCCATATGGCGATCCGCGCCAGTGAGCTACAAATCCCAGCGGTGATTGGCGTAGGCGAGCACGCGTATCAAGCTTATGCGAGTGCCACTAGGATCCAGCTTGACTGCCAAGCCCAAAGAATAGTGTGCCTATAA